In Vibrio bathopelagicus, one DNA window encodes the following:
- a CDS encoding VOC family protein: MEHGSINYIEFPARDIEATKTFFIQAFAWRFEDYGPEYSAFEGKGLMGGFYLADLASNAGSGAALMVFYSENLEQTERDVIDAGGKINREIFSFPGGRRFHFLEPSGNEMAVWSDK; the protein is encoded by the coding sequence ATGGAACACGGCTCTATCAATTACATAGAATTTCCTGCTCGCGATATTGAGGCAACCAAAACGTTTTTTATTCAAGCGTTTGCTTGGCGCTTTGAAGATTACGGACCTGAGTATTCTGCTTTTGAAGGTAAAGGCTTAATGGGCGGTTTTTATTTGGCGGATCTAGCGTCTAATGCTGGAAGTGGAGCGGCGCTGATGGTTTTCTATAGCGAAAATCTTGAGCAAACCGAGCGTGATGTGATTGATGCTGGTGGAAAGATTAATCGTGAAATATTCAGCTTCCCTGGTGGACGACGTTTTCATTTCCTTGAACCGAGTGGCAATGAGATGGCAGTGTGGAGCGATAAATAA